From Mycolicibacterium nivoides, a single genomic window includes:
- a CDS encoding potassium/proton antiporter encodes MSLNQLYLTLLTGGIVLLASIIGTRVATRIGFPSLLFFLLVGMVLGVDGIGLEFNNVELARNVCTTALAIVLVEGGLTTRFSDIRGVLAPASALATVGVVVSTLITAVGAHLLLGMDWQLALLLGAIVASTDAAAVFSVLRILPLPRRLAGLLEAESGFNDAPAVILVLMFSVVPFVFHPEGAITDLLYELVTGSLLGLGVGFAGAFALRRIALPASGLYPIATFGLGFIAFAAAGSAHASGFIAAYLSAVVLANSGLPHKSATRSFAEGVGWLAQIGLFVLLGLLVNPHDLPGDIIPAIVIGLVLLLIARPVSVVLSLAGFRIPLREQLFLSWAGLRGAVPIVLATFPIVAGVPDSYRLLNIVFVLVVIFTLIQAPSIRFVANALGLITRDITREIQVEAAPLDVLDAELLTMTVQPHSRLHNVTILELRLPDPAVITLIIRNGRTFVPLPDTRIAVGDELLIVTTSKMRHAAEARMRAVSRRGKLAYWFDEYGLED; translated from the coding sequence ATGAGCCTGAACCAGCTGTACCTGACCTTGCTCACCGGCGGCATCGTGCTGCTGGCGAGCATCATCGGCACGCGCGTCGCGACCCGGATCGGGTTCCCCAGCCTGCTGTTCTTCCTGCTGGTCGGCATGGTGCTGGGCGTCGACGGGATCGGGCTGGAGTTCAACAACGTCGAACTTGCCCGCAACGTGTGCACCACGGCGCTGGCGATCGTGCTCGTCGAAGGTGGTTTGACCACACGCTTCTCCGATATCCGCGGCGTCCTGGCACCCGCGTCGGCGCTGGCCACCGTCGGCGTGGTGGTCAGCACTCTCATCACCGCCGTCGGTGCGCACCTGCTGCTGGGCATGGACTGGCAACTCGCGCTGCTGCTCGGGGCGATCGTCGCCTCCACCGACGCGGCCGCCGTGTTCTCGGTGCTGCGAATCCTGCCGCTGCCCCGCCGGCTGGCCGGCCTGCTGGAGGCCGAATCCGGTTTCAACGACGCGCCCGCGGTCATCCTCGTGCTGATGTTCAGCGTGGTGCCGTTCGTGTTCCACCCCGAAGGCGCCATCACCGATCTGCTCTACGAACTGGTCACCGGTTCGCTGCTGGGCTTGGGCGTGGGGTTCGCCGGGGCGTTCGCCTTGCGCCGGATCGCGCTGCCCGCCTCGGGTCTCTATCCGATCGCCACGTTCGGGCTCGGTTTCATTGCGTTCGCCGCCGCAGGCAGTGCCCACGCGAGCGGATTCATCGCCGCGTATCTGTCGGCAGTGGTCCTGGCAAACTCGGGCCTGCCGCACAAGTCAGCCACCCGTTCCTTCGCCGAGGGGGTGGGCTGGCTGGCACAGATCGGTCTGTTCGTACTCCTCGGGTTGCTGGTTAACCCGCACGATCTGCCCGGCGACATCATCCCGGCGATCGTCATCGGGCTGGTGCTGCTGCTGATCGCCCGGCCGGTGTCAGTGGTGCTGTCGCTGGCCGGATTCCGGATCCCGCTGCGCGAACAACTCTTTCTGTCCTGGGCCGGGCTGCGCGGTGCGGTGCCGATCGTGCTCGCCACCTTCCCGATCGTCGCCGGTGTGCCCGACAGCTACCGGCTGCTCAACATCGTGTTCGTCCTCGTCGTGATCTTCACCCTGATACAGGCGCCCAGCATCCGATTCGTGGCGAACGCGCTGGGCCTGATCACCCGCGACATCACCCGTGAGATCCAGGTCGAGGCCGCGCCGCTGGATGTGCTCGACGCCGAGCTGCTGACCATGACCGTGCAACCCCATTCGAGGCTGCACAACGTGACGATCCTCGAACTGCGCCTGCCTGATCCGGCGGTGATCACGCTGATCATCCGCAACGGCCGCACGTTCGTCCCGCTACCGGACACGCGCATCGCCGTCGGCGACGAACTGCTCATCGTC
- a CDS encoding potassium channel family protein, which translates to MRVVVAGAGNVGRSVARELLENGHKVLLIEQLHRRYEPHTVPGADWLLADACELSAMEEAGIETCDVLIAATGDDKSNLVVGLLAKSEFGVPRVVARINDIRNQWLFGQDWGIDVAVSTPGSLVAGVEGAIDVGHLVRLMMLRGGRVELTKLTLPQDNPVVGQRVDRLDLPADTALVTVVRGNKVRLPKPDDVLEAGDELLFTATRSSESSLLAAIHGGEFLREVVSDEP; encoded by the coding sequence ATGCGAGTAGTGGTTGCCGGGGCGGGCAATGTGGGTCGTTCCGTTGCGCGTGAGTTGCTCGAGAACGGCCACAAGGTCTTGCTCATCGAGCAGCTGCACCGCCGGTATGAGCCCCACACGGTACCGGGCGCCGACTGGTTGCTGGCCGACGCCTGCGAACTCTCGGCGATGGAGGAGGCCGGGATAGAAACCTGCGACGTGCTGATCGCGGCCACCGGTGACGACAAGTCCAATCTCGTGGTCGGGTTGCTGGCCAAGTCGGAGTTCGGGGTGCCGCGGGTGGTGGCCCGCATCAACGACATCCGCAACCAATGGTTGTTCGGCCAGGACTGGGGCATCGATGTCGCGGTGTCGACGCCGGGCTCCCTAGTGGCCGGTGTCGAAGGTGCAATCGACGTCGGGCACCTGGTGCGACTGATGATGCTGCGCGGGGGACGGGTGGAACTGACGAAACTCACTCTTCCGCAAGACAACCCGGTGGTCGGGCAGCGGGTGGACCGGTTGGACCTGCCGGCGGACACCGCGTTGGTGACAGTCGTTCGCGGCAACAAGGTCAGGCTGCCCAAGCCCGATGATGTGCTCGAGGCGGGCGACGAGCTGCTCTTCACCGCTACGCGCAGTTCGGAGAGTTCTCTGCTGGCCGCCATCCACGGCGGGGAGTTCCTCAGGGAAGTGGTCTCCGACGAACCGTGA
- a CDS encoding HNH endonuclease signature motif containing protein gives MSSTAATFDAEVSPAQRLEVLFEELPELTGQRNAIDGRIVEIVAELDRDELCGATGARSIAALVAWKTGVTPHNADTVVAVARRLDEFPRCAEGMRAGRLSLDQVGVIAEKAADGSDEHYAELAAVATVTQLRTAVKLEPRPQPDAQPEPEPEHSITKTVEDGYTTYRIRLPRIEAAKFDAAMQSHHDAQIADWKRDHDADDGQAPPFPNCVDAFMGVVEASWDAEAARRPHGQHTTVVVHVDLGNDGHKPVAALHLGPLLTDDERRELLCDATYEAWFERHGQVIGAGRTTRQISRRLRRVLEHRDRCCAVPGCGATRGLHAHHIVHWEDGGPTDLDNLVLVCPYHHRLHHRNGITITGPANRLVVTDSAGRQSHGGSLARPPTTPPPDVPPCPGPTGERAHWWWYQPFQPQPPPATN, from the coding sequence ATGTCTTCCACCGCAGCCACTTTCGACGCTGAGGTGAGCCCGGCGCAGCGTCTGGAGGTGCTGTTCGAGGAGTTGCCAGAGCTGACCGGTCAACGCAACGCGATCGACGGACGCATCGTCGAGATCGTCGCCGAACTGGACCGCGACGAACTGTGCGGCGCCACCGGCGCCCGCTCGATCGCCGCGCTGGTGGCCTGGAAGACCGGTGTGACGCCCCACAACGCCGACACCGTCGTCGCAGTCGCACGTCGACTCGACGAGTTCCCCCGCTGCGCCGAAGGCATGCGCGCGGGTCGGCTGTCACTGGATCAGGTCGGTGTCATCGCCGAGAAGGCTGCCGACGGATCCGATGAGCACTATGCGGAACTTGCCGCGGTGGCGACGGTTACTCAGCTGCGCACGGCGGTCAAACTCGAGCCACGTCCCCAACCCGACGCACAGCCCGAGCCCGAACCCGAACACTCGATCACCAAAACCGTCGAAGACGGGTACACGACCTACCGGATCCGGTTGCCGCGGATCGAGGCGGCGAAGTTCGATGCCGCCATGCAGTCGCATCACGATGCGCAGATCGCGGACTGGAAACGCGATCACGACGCGGATGATGGTCAGGCGCCGCCGTTCCCCAACTGTGTGGATGCGTTCATGGGTGTGGTGGAGGCAAGTTGGGATGCCGAGGCGGCGCGCCGTCCGCATGGGCAGCACACCACGGTGGTCGTGCACGTCGACCTCGGCAATGACGGCCACAAGCCGGTCGCCGCACTGCATCTGGGTCCGCTGCTGACCGACGACGAACGACGTGAGCTGCTGTGCGACGCCACGTACGAAGCCTGGTTTGAACGCCACGGGCAGGTGATCGGCGCCGGGCGCACCACCCGGCAGATCAGCCGCCGGCTGCGCCGGGTCCTGGAGCACCGCGACCGCTGCTGTGCGGTGCCCGGCTGCGGGGCCACCCGCGGTCTGCACGCCCACCACATCGTGCACTGGGAAGATGGCGGGCCGACCGACCTGGACAACCTGGTGCTGGTCTGCCCGTATCACCACCGGTTGCATCACCGCAACGGCATCACGATCACCGGGCCCGCGAACCGGCTGGTGGTCACCGACAGCGCCGGCCGACAGTCACACGGCGGATCACTGGCCCGCCCTCCGACCACACCCCCACCCGATGTCCCACCCTGTCCCGGACCGACCGGGGAACGCGCCCACTGGTGGTGGTACCAACCCTTCCAACCCCAGCCACCACCGGCAACCAATTAG
- a CDS encoding NtaA/DmoA family FMN-dependent monooxygenase (This protein belongs to a clade of FMN-dependent monooxygenases, within a broader family of flavin-dependent oxidoreductases, the luciferase-like monooxygenase (LMM) family, some of whose members use coenzyme F420 rather than FMN.), producing MSKPVKQIHLAAHFPGVNNTTVWSDPESGSHIEFDSFVRFAQTAERGKFDFLFLAEGLRLREQGGQIYDLDVVGRPDTFTVLAALAAVTDRLGLTGTINSTFNEPYEVARQFASLDHLSDGRAAWNVVTSWDAFTGENFRRGGFLPENQRYERAESFLAATHTLFDSWHGDEVVADKDWGVFLSDPAAGEFAYRDDHFDISGRFNVPRSPQGRPVIFQAGDSDHGREFAAAAADAIFSRYGTLEEGQKFYADVKGRLAKYGRRHDQLLILPAATFVLGDTDDEAADLAHEVRLAQVSPATAIKFLEQLWNRDLSDHDPDGPLPTVDPVVGENTIAKGRASVRMHRDPIAVANEWRAKAEAHNLTTRELIVEVTGRQNFVGSAATIAASIDHLVQSDASDGFILVPHVTPGGLDPFVDRVVPLLQERGVFRTDYEGTTLREHLGLALPELPGHGEHTAATG from the coding sequence ATGAGCAAGCCCGTCAAGCAGATTCATCTGGCCGCACATTTCCCGGGGGTCAACAACACCACGGTGTGGAGCGACCCCGAATCCGGCAGCCACATCGAATTCGATTCCTTCGTCCGGTTCGCGCAGACCGCTGAACGCGGCAAGTTCGACTTCCTGTTCCTGGCCGAAGGATTGCGGCTGCGCGAACAAGGCGGCCAGATCTACGACCTCGACGTCGTCGGGCGCCCGGACACGTTCACGGTGCTGGCCGCGCTGGCCGCGGTGACCGATCGGCTCGGTCTGACCGGCACGATCAACTCGACGTTCAACGAACCCTATGAAGTGGCACGGCAATTCGCCTCGCTGGACCACCTGTCCGACGGCAGGGCCGCCTGGAACGTCGTCACCTCCTGGGATGCCTTCACAGGCGAGAACTTCCGCCGCGGCGGCTTCCTTCCCGAAAACCAGCGCTACGAACGGGCCGAGAGCTTCCTGGCCGCCACCCACACGCTGTTCGACTCCTGGCACGGTGACGAAGTCGTCGCCGACAAGGACTGGGGCGTGTTTCTGTCTGACCCGGCTGCCGGTGAGTTCGCCTACCGCGACGATCATTTCGATATCAGCGGACGATTCAACGTCCCCCGCAGCCCGCAGGGGCGTCCGGTGATCTTCCAGGCCGGCGACTCCGATCACGGGCGCGAGTTCGCCGCGGCGGCCGCCGATGCCATCTTCTCGCGATACGGGACGCTGGAGGAGGGTCAGAAGTTCTATGCCGACGTCAAGGGTCGTCTGGCCAAATACGGTCGCCGTCACGACCAGTTGCTGATTCTTCCCGCAGCCACCTTCGTCCTCGGGGACACCGACGACGAGGCTGCCGACCTGGCCCACGAAGTGCGGCTGGCCCAGGTGTCCCCCGCCACCGCGATCAAATTCCTCGAACAGCTGTGGAACCGCGACCTTTCCGATCACGATCCGGATGGTCCGTTGCCCACGGTCGACCCGGTGGTCGGTGAGAACACCATCGCCAAGGGCAGGGCCAGTGTGCGGATGCACCGCGACCCGATCGCGGTCGCCAACGAATGGCGCGCCAAGGCCGAGGCACACAACCTGACCACCCGCGAGCTCATCGTCGAGGTGACCGGGCGGCAGAACTTCGTCGGCTCGGCCGCCACGATCGCCGCATCCATCGACCATCTGGTGCAATCCGACGCCAGCGACGGCTTCATCCTGGTCCCCCACGTCACCCCGGGCGGGCTCGACCCGTTCGTCGACCGCGTCGTCCCACTGCTGCAGGAGCGCGGTGTGTTCCGCACCGACTACGAGGGGACGACTCTGCGCGAGCATCTGGGGCTGGCTCTGCCAGAGCTCCCGGGACACGGGGAGCACACGGCCGCAACGGGATAG
- a CDS encoding LLM class flavin-dependent oxidoreductase — protein MGTPLHLAVALDGTGWHPASWREPLARAGETLSPRYWTDLVRQAEGGLLDFVTIEDGLTLQSDHPFRPDDRTDQVRGRLDAVLIAARVAPRTRHIGLVPTVVTTHTEPFHASKAIATLDYVSTGRAGVRVQVSSRRDAAAHFGRRALPEDRSALTTELFGEAADYVEVLRRLWDSWEDDAEIRDVASGRFVDRNKLHYIDFEGASFSVKGPSITPRPPQGQPIVAALGHVDPAYQLIAGSTDVGFVTPHSAGEVTALVDTIAALRPTQAPPVRVFADLVVFLDDTTDAARARRDRLDGLAGTEYRSDAEIFVGTPSELADLLQAWHTAGATGFRLRPASLPHDLQQITDALVPDLQRRGLFREAYEASTLRGLLGLTRPANRNTTV, from the coding sequence ATGGGCACCCCACTGCACCTCGCCGTCGCACTCGATGGCACCGGCTGGCACCCGGCATCCTGGCGCGAGCCGCTGGCCCGCGCGGGCGAAACGCTCTCGCCGCGGTACTGGACCGACCTGGTCAGGCAGGCCGAAGGCGGCCTGCTGGACTTCGTCACGATCGAGGACGGACTCACCCTGCAGTCCGATCACCCGTTCCGCCCCGATGACCGCACCGACCAGGTGCGCGGCCGTCTCGACGCGGTGCTCATCGCCGCGCGCGTCGCGCCTCGCACCCGACACATCGGGTTGGTGCCCACCGTCGTCACCACCCACACCGAGCCGTTCCATGCGTCCAAGGCCATCGCGACACTCGACTACGTGAGCACCGGTCGCGCCGGGGTCCGGGTCCAGGTGTCCTCTCGCCGGGATGCCGCAGCACACTTCGGCCGCCGCGCACTGCCCGAGGATCGTTCCGCGCTGACCACCGAATTGTTCGGCGAGGCCGCAGATTACGTGGAAGTGCTGCGTCGCTTGTGGGACAGCTGGGAGGACGACGCTGAGATCCGCGATGTGGCCAGTGGCAGGTTCGTCGACCGAAACAAACTGCACTACATCGATTTCGAGGGCGCGTCGTTCTCGGTGAAGGGGCCGTCGATCACCCCGCGGCCGCCGCAGGGGCAACCGATCGTGGCCGCACTCGGCCACGTCGACCCCGCCTACCAGCTCATCGCGGGCAGCACCGACGTCGGGTTCGTCACCCCGCACAGCGCCGGCGAGGTCACTGCCCTGGTCGACACCATCGCCGCGCTCCGCCCCACGCAGGCTCCGCCGGTTCGGGTATTCGCCGACCTGGTGGTCTTCCTCGACGACACGACCGATGCGGCGCGGGCCCGACGCGACCGCCTCGACGGGCTGGCCGGCACCGAATACCGCAGCGACGCCGAGATTTTTGTCGGAACCCCGAGCGAGTTGGCCGACCTGTTGCAGGCCTGGCACACCGCCGGCGCCACCGGCTTCCGGCTGCGCCCGGCGTCCCTGCCGCACGACCTGCAGCAGATCACCGATGCACTGGTCCCCGACCTGCAACGCCGCGGCTTGTTCCGCGAGGCTTACGAAGCCTCCACGCTGCGTGGCCTGCTCGGCCTCACCCGCCCCGCCAACCGCAACACGACCGTCTGA